Proteins co-encoded in one Flavobacterium sp. M31R6 genomic window:
- a CDS encoding outer membrane beta-barrel protein: protein MKKSLLLFGLLVSTMTMVGQTTSTADSKPETWYFKLGGSYFIQTAATEFPTVSGALPNTDVYAANGTTLVSRETNHGSFGEGFRTSLNVGYRFSPRLGVEMGFNYFAGNDKTMVKTVNRLVAAGPTFVTGTAEGHITAFDLAPAVVLFLGETKGFEPYTKVGVIVPVVGDLTIETKRTYTNPLGTTNTYAKDVVLPNPTVGFMAALGTSYKLGKNISLFAELEYRNFTVHGKTKETKEYTENGVDKLNTPTGFRADASYSASHVNYVDQINTTSNSKVTNAAGFDSTKSTDDISSYVGISGLGMTFGLKYSL, encoded by the coding sequence ATGAAAAAGAGTTTATTATTATTCGGATTATTAGTCTCTACAATGACTATGGTAGGGCAAACTACAAGTACTGCAGACAGTAAGCCAGAAACTTGGTATTTTAAATTAGGAGGTTCTTATTTTATTCAAACGGCTGCAACAGAGTTTCCAACTGTTTCTGGTGCATTGCCAAACACTGATGTGTATGCTGCAAACGGAACTACTTTGGTTTCTAGAGAAACAAATCACGGTTCTTTTGGAGAAGGATTCCGTACAAGTTTAAATGTAGGATATCGTTTTTCACCACGTTTGGGTGTTGAGATGGGATTTAATTATTTTGCAGGAAATGATAAAACTATGGTTAAAACTGTTAACAGATTAGTGGCTGCTGGTCCAACTTTTGTAACAGGTACTGCTGAAGGACATATCACTGCTTTTGATTTAGCTCCTGCGGTTGTTTTGTTTTTAGGTGAAACTAAAGGATTTGAGCCTTACACTAAAGTAGGTGTTATTGTTCCTGTAGTTGGAGATTTAACAATCGAAACAAAAAGAACCTATACTAATCCACTTGGAACAACAAATACTTATGCGAAAGACGTAGTGTTGCCAAATCCAACTGTTGGATTTATGGCTGCTTTGGGAACATCTTATAAATTAGGAAAAAACATTTCTCTTTTTGCTGAATTGGAATACCGTAACTTTACTGTTCATGGGAAAACTAAAGAAACAAAAGAATACACTGAAAATGGTGTAGATAAATTAAATACTCCTACTGGTTTCCGTGCTGATGCTTCTTACTCTGCTAGTCATGTTAACTATGTAGATCAAATTAATACTACTTCAAATAGTAAAGTAACAAACGCTGCTGGTTTTGATAGTACTAAATCAACTGATGATATTAGTTCTTATGTTGGAATTAGTGGATTAGGAATGACTTTTGGATTGAAATACAGTCTATAA
- the dnaE gene encoding DNA polymerase III subunit alpha — translation MYLIFDTETTGLPKKWGAPISDTDNWPRCIQIAWQLHDDMGKLIEHQDYLVKPEGFNIPYDAERIHGISTELAEAEGISLAEVLEKFNVALGKAKFIVGQNLGFDINIMGCEFYRMGVASPMGEMPILDTCTEVTASLLKLPGGRGGKFKLPTLTELHSYLFNVPFAEAHNATADVEATTRCFLELIRRDIFTKEELDVEVGYFKDFKSKNPHEIELIGLKHINLKEASERIRLQFGEKQAVSVSKEELTENKKVLIDASFAHLHNHTQFSVLQSTIAIGALVSITAKNKFPAVAMTDTGNMMGAFHFVSAIMNHNKSASAKNKELIENGEEPTETEIKPIVGCEFNICENHLDKSKKDNGYQVVLLAKNKKGYHNLAKMASIAYTAGFYYVPRIDRAIVEKYKEDIMVLSGNLYGEIPSKILNIGENQAEEALIWWKEQFGTDLYLEIMRHNQEDENRVNQTLVEFSKKHDVKLIATNNTYYLNKEDANAHDILLCVKDGEKQATPIGRGRGYRYGLPNQEYYYKSEEEMKKLFADLPDAITNIQEIVDKVEIYSLYRDVLLPKYDIPQEFVVPEDEADGGVRGENKYLRHLTMVGAEKRYGEITPEIQERLDFELLTISNSGYPGYFLIVQDFIAKAREMDVSVGPGRGSAAGSAVAYCLGITNIDPIKYDLLFERFLNPDRVSMPDIDIDFDDEGRGRVMDYVINKYGANQVAQIITYGKMATKSAIRDTARVLDLPLFEADKIAKLIPGMMPSKWNLARFISEKEEDVKKALRSDEFENVKELIAIANEDSLAGETIRQAKILEGSMRNTGIHACGVIITPSDITNFVPVTTAKDSDLYVTQFDNSVAESAGLLKMDFLGLKTLTLIKDTVKLVKYRTGIQLDPDTFPIDDVKTYELFQRGETVGIFQYESPGMQKYMKDLKPTVFGDLIAMNALYRPGPLEYIPSFVRRKNGEEPIVYDLDACEEYLGETYGITVYQEQVMLLSQSLAGFTKGEADVLRKAMGKKQKDVLDKMKPKFVAQAAEKGHDAKVLEKIWKDWEAFASYAFNKSHSTCYAWIAYQTAYLKAHYPAEYMAAVLSNNMSDIKQVSFFMEECKRMGLQVLGPDVNESFYKFTVNDDYAVRFGMGAIKGVGQGAVATIVENRKDGKYKSIFDLTKRIDLRAANKKALENLILAGGFDSFEGTTRAQYFHDEGDGITFYEKSIKYGSKFQENENSSQVSLFGETSDVQIAEPVVPPCEDWSTMEKLAKEKEVVGIYISGHPLDDYKFEMKYFCNAKLEALKNMEAYVGKNLTFGGIITNVQHRVAKNGKGWGTFVLEGYDESYEFKIFGEEYLKFRHFFIQNNFTFMKVMIKEGWVNQDTGKKTDPRMQFVLVQYLQDVLSTFAKKLILLLNVKDIETEFIHKLNRLFQDHRGDNTVAFEIMELEKIKRIVEATPEFVENEEESFVDENEEGAEVAEIKPVTEVEEIKVVTKLSMPSRKLKVQISNELLFELEKMQINFKLN, via the coding sequence ATGTACTTAATATTCGATACCGAAACCACAGGATTACCCAAGAAATGGGGCGCACCCATTTCTGACACCGACAACTGGCCAAGATGTATTCAAATCGCGTGGCAGTTGCATGACGATATGGGGAAACTCATCGAGCATCAGGACTATTTGGTAAAGCCTGAGGGTTTTAATATTCCTTATGATGCCGAGCGAATTCACGGTATTTCGACCGAATTGGCCGAAGCCGAGGGTATTTCTTTAGCCGAAGTTTTGGAGAAATTCAACGTTGCTTTAGGCAAAGCCAAGTTTATTGTGGGTCAGAATCTAGGTTTTGATATCAATATTATGGGTTGTGAATTCTACCGAATGGGGGTTGCTTCGCCTATGGGAGAAATGCCTATTCTGGATACTTGTACCGAGGTTACTGCTTCGTTATTGAAATTACCCGGAGGACGTGGTGGAAAATTCAAATTGCCTACATTAACAGAATTACATAGTTATCTGTTCAACGTTCCTTTTGCGGAAGCGCACAACGCCACCGCCGACGTTGAAGCCACGACACGTTGTTTTCTGGAATTAATCCGCAGGGATATTTTTACCAAAGAAGAGCTTGATGTTGAGGTAGGTTATTTCAAGGATTTCAAAAGTAAAAATCCACATGAAATTGAGCTGATAGGTTTAAAACACATTAACCTAAAAGAAGCTTCCGAAAGAATCCGATTGCAATTTGGAGAAAAACAAGCCGTTTCGGTTTCCAAAGAAGAACTTACAGAGAATAAAAAAGTATTGATAGATGCGTCTTTCGCGCATTTACACAACCATACACAGTTTTCGGTTTTGCAATCGACTATCGCTATTGGTGCTTTGGTTTCGATTACAGCCAAAAACAAATTTCCTGCCGTGGCAATGACCGATACTGGAAATATGATGGGAGCATTCCATTTTGTGAGTGCGATAATGAATCACAACAAATCGGCTTCTGCCAAAAATAAGGAGTTGATCGAAAATGGGGAAGAGCCAACGGAAACCGAAATCAAGCCTATTGTAGGTTGTGAATTTAATATCTGTGAAAACCATTTGGACAAATCCAAAAAAGACAATGGTTATCAAGTAGTTTTGTTGGCCAAAAACAAAAAAGGATATCATAATTTGGCCAAAATGGCTTCTATTGCATACACAGCAGGTTTTTATTATGTGCCTAGAATTGATAGAGCGATTGTAGAAAAATACAAGGAAGACATTATGGTTTTGTCCGGAAATTTATACGGAGAGATTCCGAGTAAAATTCTGAATATCGGCGAGAACCAAGCCGAAGAAGCCTTGATTTGGTGGAAAGAACAATTTGGTACCGATTTGTATCTTGAAATAATGCGTCATAATCAAGAGGATGAAAATCGGGTAAATCAAACATTGGTTGAATTTTCGAAAAAGCATGATGTAAAATTAATAGCCACCAATAACACCTATTATCTAAATAAGGAAGATGCCAATGCGCACGATATTTTGTTGTGTGTAAAAGATGGTGAAAAACAAGCGACACCAATTGGTCGTGGTCGTGGATATCGTTATGGTTTGCCTAATCAGGAATACTATTATAAGTCGGAAGAGGAAATGAAAAAACTCTTTGCCGATTTGCCTGATGCCATCACCAATATTCAGGAAATTGTTGACAAGGTCGAAATTTACTCTCTGTATCGCGATGTATTGCTACCTAAATATGATATTCCACAAGAGTTTGTGGTACCAGAAGATGAGGCGGATGGTGGTGTTCGAGGCGAGAATAAATATTTACGTCACCTTACGATGGTAGGTGCCGAAAAAAGATACGGCGAAATAACTCCCGAGATTCAAGAACGATTGGATTTTGAGTTATTGACCATTTCCAATTCGGGTTATCCTGGGTATTTCTTGATTGTTCAGGATTTCATTGCCAAAGCAAGAGAAATGGATGTTTCGGTTGGTCCCGGCCGTGGATCTGCGGCGGGTTCGGCGGTAGCTTATTGCTTAGGAATTACCAATATTGACCCAATCAAGTATGATTTGCTTTTTGAGCGTTTCTTGAATCCGGATCGTGTGTCTATGCCCGATATTGATATCGATTTTGATGACGAAGGTCGTGGTCGTGTAATGGATTATGTAATCAATAAATATGGAGCCAATCAGGTGGCGCAGATTATCACCTACGGTAAAATGGCAACCAAATCAGCCATTCGTGATACGGCTCGTGTATTGGATTTGCCACTTTTTGAAGCCGATAAAATTGCGAAGCTGATTCCAGGGATGATGCCTTCCAAGTGGAATTTGGCCCGTTTTATTTCTGAAAAAGAAGAGGATGTCAAAAAAGCATTACGATCGGACGAGTTTGAAAATGTAAAAGAACTGATTGCCATTGCCAATGAAGATAGTTTAGCGGGAGAAACCATTCGGCAGGCTAAAATATTGGAAGGTTCAATGCGAAATACGGGTATTCACGCCTGTGGAGTAATCATCACGCCATCGGATATTACCAATTTCGTTCCGGTTACTACGGCTAAAGATTCGGATTTATATGTAACCCAATTTGACAACTCGGTTGCTGAAAGTGCCGGATTACTAAAGATGGACTTCTTGGGTCTGAAGACCCTAACTTTGATAAAAGATACCGTAAAATTGGTAAAGTACAGAACCGGAATTCAGCTCGATCCCGATACTTTTCCAATTGATGATGTCAAGACTTATGAGCTGTTCCAAAGAGGTGAAACGGTTGGTATATTCCAATACGAGTCACCCGGAATGCAAAAATACATGAAGGATTTGAAACCCACAGTTTTTGGGGATTTGATTGCGATGAATGCTTTGTATCGTCCGGGACCTTTGGAATATATTCCTTCCTTCGTTCGAAGAAAAAATGGAGAAGAACCTATCGTATATGATTTAGATGCCTGTGAAGAATATCTTGGGGAAACCTACGGAATTACAGTTTACCAAGAGCAGGTGATGCTTTTGTCCCAATCTTTGGCAGGGTTTACCAAGGGTGAGGCTGACGTTTTGCGTAAGGCGATGGGTAAGAAACAAAAGGACGTACTAGACAAAATGAAACCGAAATTCGTTGCCCAGGCAGCGGAGAAAGGTCACGATGCCAAAGTTTTGGAAAAAATTTGGAAAGACTGGGAAGCTTTTGCGAGTTACGCATTTAATAAATCACACTCCACTTGCTATGCTTGGATCGCTTATCAAACGGCTTATCTAAAAGCCCATTATCCTGCGGAATATATGGCGGCGGTTTTGTCCAATAATATGAGTGATATCAAGCAGGTTTCTTTCTTTATGGAAGAATGTAAGCGTATGGGATTGCAAGTTCTTGGACCGGATGTCAATGAATCATTTTATAAGTTTACGGTAAATGATGATTATGCTGTCCGGTTTGGAATGGGGGCCATAAAAGGAGTGGGACAAGGTGCTGTGGCAACTATTGTAGAAAACAGAAAAGACGGAAAATATAAGTCTATTTTTGACTTGACCAAACGTATTGATTTGCGCGCAGCAAATAAAAAAGCATTGGAAAACTTAATCCTGGCGGGAGGATTTGATTCGTTCGAAGGAACGACTAGGGCCCAATATTTCCATGATGAAGGTGATGGAATTACATTCTATGAAAAATCCATTAAGTACGGATCCAAATTTCAGGAGAATGAAAACTCATCACAGGTGAGTTTGTTTGGTGAGACCAGCGATGTACAGATTGCAGAGCCGGTGGTGCCTCCTTGTGAAGACTGGAGTACTATGGAAAAACTGGCCAAAGAGAAAGAGGTGGTTGGAATTTATATTTCTGGGCATCCGCTGGATGATTACAAATTTGAGATGAAATATTTTTGCAATGCCAAGTTAGAAGCTCTTAAAAATATGGAAGCGTATGTGGGCAAGAACTTGACTTTCGGCGGAATCATTACCAATGTACAGCATCGTGTGGCCAAGAATGGAAAAGGATGGGGAACCTTTGTTTTGGAGGGTTATGACGAGAGTTATGAATTCAAGATTTTTGGGGAAGAGTATTTGAAGTTTAGGCATTTCTTTATTCAAAACAATTTTACTTTCATGAAGGTAATGATAAAAGAAGGTTGGGTAAATCAAGATACGGGTAAAAAAACAGATCCTAGAATGCAATTTGTACTGGTGCAATACTTGCAGGATGTGTTGAGCACGTTTGCCAAAAAGTTGATTCTTTTGTTGAATGTAAAAGATATTGAGACTGAATTTATCCATAAACTGAATCGTCTTTTTCAAGATCATAGAGGAGACAATACGGTTGCTTTTGAAATTATGGAGCTTGAAAAAATAAAGCGAATCGTTGAGGCTACTCCTGAGTTTGTTGAAAATGAAGAGGAATCTTTTGTGGATGAAAATGAAGAAGGAGCTGAAGTGGCTGAAATAAAGCCAGTCACAGAAGTGGAAGAAATAAAAGTAGTGACCAAATTATCGATGCCGAGCAGAAAGCTAAAAGTTCAAATTTCGAATGAATTATTGTTTGAATTGGAAAAAATGCAGATTAATTTTAAATTAAATTGA
- a CDS encoding DUF2309 domain-containing protein, protein MENPIIQKCIAEASQVIGKTWPLYSFVTSNPLAGYEQMPFEEAVKQAEKLLDANVYPEAAFFRQAWKKGEINEKILRNLLAENQLLASPEEYLLQMELYKKTVQINSNNNLDCILAKWLAAFLDEGLAEWEMPNKSEGFYRAWRKLAVYDTYMPKTALAEIPKTSIEVLNELLNKYGEKQFIAICTFHLASLPGWTGYINHRTDSNSQWQEVYPINIQDYLGVRLWIAQKIKAVIEPEKSSFLVNSSTTKLHYIWLKAWEKSFQSGLVKLLGNQQISTSESQTKKQIPDAQLVFCIDTRSELIRRNIENKGNYETFGYAGFFGIAMDYENLNNGIIHKACPPIVNSAYKVSEVAPKGNVAKLQAYQKKNQILNFKEYFLKRMKNMLPSAFGYVEGSGFFYGISLIARTIAPAYLYRITQKGAQGHESICTPEIKKRCNHNEDSEPNISLTEKAAIVKSAFDIMGWQEFAPIIVFIGHGSHSANNAFGSSLDCGACAASPGRNNARMLAKLANLPEVRKTLLENHNILIPGTTTFIGGEHNTTTDEIVLFDAETPDLHKKWVEKLKFNLAKAQLTATQERLGIKTEDSVKQAQKKANDWGETRPEWGLAKNAGFIIGPRNLTKNHNLDGRCFLNSYNWETDAGGSALENIMQGPMTVTQWINNHYYFSTVDNEVFGGGSKITHNITGKFAVVQGNGGDIKMGLPLQSLRQSDKEMYHQPLRLSVIIQAPLTRVTEIVSRNENIKRLLDNQWIYLMVMNPLEENTIYQYQKNLNWNLASKRNKAKKEAGVFSV, encoded by the coding sequence ATGGAGAATCCAATTATTCAAAAATGTATAGCAGAAGCATCACAAGTTATTGGAAAAACTTGGCCATTATACTCGTTTGTTACGTCAAATCCTTTAGCAGGTTATGAGCAAATGCCATTTGAAGAAGCTGTAAAGCAAGCCGAAAAATTGTTGGATGCCAATGTTTACCCAGAGGCGGCATTTTTTCGTCAGGCATGGAAAAAAGGGGAAATTAATGAAAAGATACTTCGAAATTTATTAGCAGAAAACCAGCTTTTAGCCTCTCCAGAAGAATATTTGCTACAAATGGAACTGTATAAAAAAACTGTCCAAATAAATTCCAATAATAATTTAGACTGCATTTTGGCAAAGTGGTTAGCGGCGTTTTTGGACGAAGGTTTGGCAGAATGGGAAATGCCCAATAAAAGTGAAGGCTTTTATCGAGCATGGCGAAAATTAGCCGTTTATGATACCTACATGCCAAAAACGGCTTTGGCAGAAATTCCTAAAACAAGTATCGAAGTTTTAAATGAATTATTAAATAAATATGGTGAGAAACAGTTTATTGCAATCTGCACTTTTCATTTAGCGTCATTGCCTGGCTGGACAGGATATATTAATCATAGAACGGACTCAAATTCACAATGGCAAGAAGTTTATCCTATAAATATACAAGATTATTTAGGCGTCAGACTTTGGATAGCCCAAAAAATAAAAGCAGTTATTGAACCTGAAAAAAGTAGTTTTCTTGTAAATTCTTCCACTACAAAATTACATTATATATGGTTAAAAGCATGGGAGAAAAGTTTTCAAAGTGGCCTTGTGAAACTGTTAGGAAATCAACAGATAAGTACGTCGGAATCGCAAACAAAAAAACAAATTCCAGATGCCCAGCTGGTTTTTTGTATTGATACAAGGTCAGAATTAATTCGAAGAAATATAGAAAATAAAGGAAATTATGAAACATTTGGTTATGCAGGTTTTTTTGGAATCGCAATGGATTATGAGAATCTAAATAATGGAATAATACATAAAGCATGTCCGCCTATTGTAAATTCAGCGTATAAAGTTTCCGAAGTCGCACCAAAAGGAAATGTGGCAAAACTCCAGGCGTACCAAAAAAAGAATCAGATTTTAAACTTTAAGGAATATTTTCTAAAAAGAATGAAAAATATGCTTCCATCTGCCTTTGGCTATGTTGAAGGTTCAGGTTTTTTTTACGGAATATCTTTAATAGCCAGAACAATTGCACCAGCTTACTTATATAGAATAACCCAAAAAGGTGCCCAGGGCCATGAATCTATTTGTACTCCAGAAATTAAAAAAAGATGTAATCACAATGAAGACAGCGAGCCAAACATTTCATTAACAGAAAAAGCAGCCATCGTAAAATCAGCATTTGATATAATGGGATGGCAGGAATTTGCGCCAATCATTGTCTTTATTGGGCATGGAAGCCATTCCGCTAACAACGCTTTTGGATCGAGTTTAGATTGTGGAGCATGTGCTGCGAGTCCCGGAAGGAATAACGCCAGAATGTTAGCCAAACTCGCTAATTTGCCAGAAGTCAGAAAGACTCTTCTCGAAAATCATAACATCCTAATCCCTGGGACTACCACTTTTATTGGAGGAGAACACAATACAACTACAGATGAAATTGTGCTGTTTGACGCTGAAACTCCGGATCTGCATAAAAAATGGGTAGAAAAATTAAAATTTAATTTGGCAAAAGCACAACTTACTGCTACCCAAGAACGTCTTGGCATCAAAACAGAGGACAGTGTGAAGCAAGCGCAAAAAAAAGCTAATGACTGGGGCGAAACCAGACCGGAATGGGGTTTGGCAAAAAACGCAGGATTTATTATAGGGCCAAGAAATTTAACCAAAAATCATAATCTGGATGGACGTTGTTTTCTAAACTCTTATAATTGGGAAACGGATGCAGGCGGATCAGCACTTGAAAACATTATGCAAGGCCCTATGACCGTTACACAATGGATAAATAATCACTATTATTTTTCGACGGTTGATAATGAAGTTTTTGGAGGAGGTTCGAAAATAACGCATAATATTACGGGTAAGTTTGCAGTGGTGCAAGGAAATGGTGGTGACATAAAAATGGGGCTCCCACTACAATCTTTAAGACAATCAGATAAAGAAATGTACCATCAGCCTTTGCGATTGTCGGTAATCATCCAAGCGCCTTTAACAAGAGTAACCGAAATTGTTTCTAGAAATGAAAATATAAAAAGATTACTGGATAACCAATGGATTTATTTGATGGTGATGAATCCTTTGGAGGAAAACACAATTTATCAATATCAAAAAAATCTAAATTGGAACCTTGCCTCTAAAAGAAATAAAGCCAAAAAAGAAGCAGGAGTTTTTAGTGTTTAA